From Xanthomonas citri pv. mangiferaeindicae:
GCGCCGCTGCTGCGGACACCGGTCCGGCGCTCGGCGCTGCAGACGATGCAGCGCGCCTGGCGCTCGACCGGCGCCGGCAGCATCTGCGCGACGTGGAGGCGGCGCATGCGCTGAGCGCGCGCCAGCTCGCACTGCTGCACGCGCAGGGCCTGTCGCTACTGGACCGCTACCGCAACATCCGTGAGGTGCTGGTGCCGGTCTGGCGTCAGCGCGCCCTCGGGACGGGCGCCATCGACGGCGCCGCGCAAACCGAGGCGGCCGCGGCGATCGAGGCCGAGATCGCTGCCGAACTCGCCGGCATGGCCGCTACACTCGACCCACGGCCGTCCGACCGGGCCGCCGATCAGGAGACCGTCGCATGAGCCAGGACACCCCCGACCACGCCCTCTTGCCCGCCGCCGGTGTGCTCGATGATGCCGCGCTGCAGGCCCTGGGCCTGACCGCAGACGACCGCGGCGAGATCGCCGCGGCCGGCAAGGCGCTTCAGGACATCTCGCCCGGCAATCTGCACGTGTTCGGCCGCGAGGCGGCGAGCAAGACGGCCGCCTTCTCCAGCCAGTTGCTCGATCAGGTGCGCAACAGCGACCTCGACGCCTCCGGCGACAAGCTCGGCGAGGTGGTACGCATCGCGCGCGGCCTCGACCTGGGCAGTGTCGCCGGGCGATCGAAGCTGCCGGTGATCGGCCCACTGATCGACCGGCTGCGTGGCTCGCGTGACGAACTGGTGCAGAAGTTCAGTACCACCAACCAGCAGATCGAGCGACTGATGCAGGACATCGGCCGCCAGCAGGACGGCCAGCACCGGCGCGTGTCCGAGTTCGACCGGATGTTCGACATCGTCGTCGAGGAGCGCCGTGCGCTGGGCGTCCACGTCGCGGCGGGCCGGCAGCGCTTGGCCGAACTGGCCGAGGACCTGCGCGCGCTCGATGGGCTCGACGACCCGCAGTCGCGTACCCGGCGCGCGGAGATCGACAACGCGGTCCGGTTGCTCGACAAGCGCGTCGGCGACCTGGCGGTGATGCAGCACGCCGCTGAGCAGTCGCTGCCGATGATCCGCTTGATCCAGGCCAACGCGATTCAGCTCATCGAGAAGTTCAACACCGTGCGCAACGTCACGATCCCGTCGTGGAAGCGGCAGTTCGCGATCCAGCTGTCGCTGGGCGAGCAGAAGAACGCAGTCGCGCTGTCGAATGCGATCGACGACGCCACCAACGAGTTGATGCGCCGAAACGCCGATCTGCTGCGCGAGACATCGGTGGGAACGGCGCGTGCGAACCAGCGTGCGGTGATCGACATCGCGACCCTGCGCCACGTCCACGACCAGCTGATCCACACGGTCGAGGAAGTCCGTCAGGTCCACCGCGAAGGCATCGAGCAGCGCCGGCAGGCAGAGGGCGAACTGGCGCGGCTGCGCGAGGACGTCCAGAAGCAGCTGGCCAAACCCGCGTTGGAGGTCTGAGGTGCCATTCGCATCCCCGGTTTTCTGGATCCTGGTTTTGCGAGCGGGCAAGCAGGGCGGGCGCGCCCATCGCGCGCTCGACGCCGCCGTCGGCCGTCGGCGTGGGCAATCCAGCGTCGGACCGGTGCAGCGCCGTCCGTTGAAGGACGGCGCGCGCGTCCGGTCTCAGCGCGCGCTGTAGTCGTGCACCTCGTCGACGAGCACCGCGACGTGATCGGGATTCATGTCCGGCGACATGCCGTGGCCGAGGTTGAACACGTGGCCGTCGCGCGAGCCCTGGTTGCCGGCGGCGTAGCTGTCGAGCGCTCGCCGCACTTCGCTGCGGATCGCATCGGGCGCGCCGTACAGCGTCGCCGGGTCGAGGTTGCCCTGCAGGGCGACGCGGCCGCCGGTCCGGCGCGCGGCATCGCCGAGCTCGATCAGCCAGTCCACGCCGACACCGTCGGCGCCGGTCTGTGCGAGGTCCTCGAGATAGGCGGCGGTGCCCTTGCCGAACAGGATCAGCGGTGCGCGGTCGGCGCCGTCGCCGCGCTCGAGTTCCTTGGCGATGCGCGCCAGGTACGGCAGTGAGAACTCGCGGTACATCGCCGGGCTCAGCACGCCGCCCCAGGTGTCGAACACCTGCAGCGCCTGCGCGCCCGCGGCGCGTTGTGCGGCCAGATAGGCGATCACCGCGTCGGTGTTGACCGACAACAGCGCGTGCAGCGCCTGCGGGTCGTTGAGCGCCATCGCCTTGATGCGCGCGAAGTCTTTGCTGCCACCGCCCTCGACCATGTAACAGGCCAGCGTCCACGGGCTGCCCGAGAAGCCGATCAGCGGCACCGCGCCGTCGAGCTCACGACGGATCAGCCGCACTGCGTCCATCACGTAGCGCAGTTCGGTCTCCATGTCCGGCACGCCGAGCCGGGCGATCGCCGCGGCGTCGC
This genomic window contains:
- a CDS encoding toxic anion resistance protein, which encodes MSQDTPDHALLPAAGVLDDAALQALGLTADDRGEIAAAGKALQDISPGNLHVFGREAASKTAAFSSQLLDQVRNSDLDASGDKLGEVVRIARGLDLGSVAGRSKLPVIGPLIDRLRGSRDELVQKFSTTNQQIERLMQDIGRQQDGQHRRVSEFDRMFDIVVEERRALGVHVAAGRQRLAELAEDLRALDGLDDPQSRTRRAEIDNAVRLLDKRVGDLAVMQHAAEQSLPMIRLIQANAIQLIEKFNTVRNVTIPSWKRQFAIQLSLGEQKNAVALSNAIDDATNELMRRNADLLRETSVGTARANQRAVIDIATLRHVHDQLIHTVEEVRQVHREGIEQRRQAEGELARLREDVQKQLAKPALEV
- a CDS encoding uroporphyrinogen decarboxylase yields the protein MSAPLKNDRFLRALRREPVDRTPVWLMRQAGRYLPEYRETRRQAGSFLGMAKQPDIACEVTLQPLRRFPLDAAILFSDILTIPDAMGLELYFVEGEGPKFRHPVRDAAAIARLGVPDMETELRYVMDAVRLIRRELDGAVPLIGFSGSPWTLACYMVEGGGSKDFARIKAMALNDPQALHALLSVNTDAVIAYLAAQRAAGAQALQVFDTWGGVLSPAMYREFSLPYLARIAKELERGDGADRAPLILFGKGTAAYLEDLAQTGADGVGVDWLIELGDAARRTGGRVALQGNLDPATLYGAPDAIRSEVRRALDSYAAGNQGSRDGHVFNLGHGMSPDMNPDHVAVLVDEVHDYSAR